In the genome of Sulfurimonas autotrophica DSM 16294, the window AAGCATTAAAAGGTGCAGGAAAACAAATAATCCTCACAGCAGATAAACATCCTAAAAAAATCGGCGGTCTTGAAGCTCGTCTGCAAAGCAGGTTCGAGTGGGGACTCGTGGCTGATATACAACCACCGGAACTTGAAACAAAAATAGCCATTATTAAGAAAAAATGTGAAATCAATAAAGTAAAACTCTCTGAAGACATAGTCAACTATATAGCAACCGTTATAGATAGTAATGTAAGAGAAATAGAAGGCATACTCTCAAAACTACATGCCTATTCACAACTTATGCATGTTGATATTGATTTAGATTTTACGAAAAATGTGCTCAAAGACCAAATGAATGAAAACAGAGCAAACCTTACAATGGAAACTATAACCCAAATCGTAGCTAAAGATTTAAATATAAAACCTAGTGAAATACGCTCAAAAGGCAGAAGTAAAAATATTGTTTATGCCCGCCGAATATCTATATACATCTGTCGTGAACTCACACAAAATACAATGCCTCAGCTTGCCCAGTATTTTGGAATGAAAGATCATACCGCCATCAGTCATACAATTAAAAAAATCAACAGTTTAATCAAAGATGATGAGGATTTTAAAGTAAAAATTGATGAACTTACAAATAAAATAACATCATCATCCTAATTTTATTTTAAAAGCATTAAAAAAAAAGATATAATTGTAAAAGTGAATAGATGTGAAAGAAGCCTTGACTCTTATTCACATCTAGAAAAGTAAGCCTGTAGGCGTTTAAATGAATTTGTCACATATTCACTCGATACTACTACTACTTACTAAAATTATATAAATATATAGGGATTTAAAAAATGAAAATTACCGTCTCAAAATCTATATTGGAAAACATACTCATTCATGCTTCACCTTTTTTAGAGAAAAAAGATACATCGCAGATTACTTCACATGTATATATGAATGTATCTAATTCAGAGTTAACTCTTAAAGCTACTGATTATGAAATAGGATTTTTAGTATCAACCGATAATTTAAAAATTGAAAAAGAAGGAAGCATTACTGCTAACGGTAAAAAATTCTTAGATATTGTCAGAATATTAAAAGATGATGAAATTAATTTAGAAGTAAAAAATGACAATCTTTTAATATCACAAGGTCATTCAAACTTTAAATTACCTACATTTTCATATAATGAATTTCCTGAATTTCCAGCCTATGAAGGAAAACCAAGAATTTCCATTGAATCACATACACTTATCGAATCATTAAAAAAAATAACACCGGCTATTGATACAAATAACCCTAAATTTGAACTCAATGGTGCCTTAATTGACATACAAAAGAATTCTATTAACTTTGCAGCAACAGACACTAGAAGATTAGCAGTTGTGACTATAGATAATCAAAGTGATAATGAGTTGTCTATTATAATTCCAAAAAAAGCAATAGTTGAGATTCAAAAACTCTTTTTTGATAATATTGAACTTTATTATGATGAAACAAATCTTATAATACATTCACAACAATACACTTTTTTCACTAAACTCATCAATGGAAAATTTCCTGAATATTCAAGAATTATTCCCAAAGAAACAAAATACAATTTAGTTTTACCTAAAGCTATTATGATTGATTCTATAAAACAAATTACTACTATATCTACAGATTTAAAAATTACTTTTATGAACGACATTATCAGTTTTGAAAGTTTAAGTGATGATAATATTGAAGCAAAAACTGAGATCAGTTACAATACAGGTTTCAGTAAGCCTTTCTCAATAGCAATTAATTCAAAATATTTACTCGATTTTTTAAATTCTATAAACTCTTCTGAATTTACAATCGGACTCAATGAAGGAAATCTTCCTTTTATTTTAAAAGATCAAAACTTCATCACAGTCGTAATGCCTATAGTTATCTAAACTATAGGTTTTTCACATAAAACTTATCATAAGAATATTTTAGATAAAATAACTACAATTATGCCAAAATGGCAATGGAGTATTAAATGCAACAAGAATATGGCGCTAGTAATATTAAAGTTCTCAAAGGTTTAGAAGCTGTTCGTAAACGTCCCGGTATGTATATCGGTGATACTGGACATCGCGGTCTTCACCATTTAGTTTATGAAGTCATTGATAATTCTATAGATGAAGCTATGGCAGGATATTGTGACACTATTACGGTAACTCTTACAAAAAACGGTACATGTAAAGTAAGTGATAATGGTCGCGGTATTCCAACTGATATGCACCCGACTGAAAATATGAGTGCTGCTACTGTTGTTTTAACAGTACTTCATGCCGGTGGTAAATTTGATAAAGATACTTACAAAGTTTCCGGCGGACTTCACGGAGTTGGTGTTTCGGTTGTAAATGCTCTTTCATCTGATTTGCATATGACTATTTACCGTGAAGGTAAAATTCATGAACAAGATTTTAAAATGGGAATTCCTCAAGGTCCGCTTGAAGTTACAGGGACAACTCGTAAAACCGGTACGACTATTGAATTTGCAGCGGATCCAAGTATATTCACAGAGACAATAACTTTTGAATATGAATATCTTGCAAAAAGATTTAAAGAACTCGCCTATTTAAATCCATTTATTACTATAAAATTTAATGATGAAAGAACTAATACAAAAGAGGTTTACCATTTTGAAGGCGGTATAGCTCAATATGTATCGGATATGAACAAAAGAGAAGTTGTTGCAAATGTATACAGTTTTAGCGGTAAAGCTGAAGATATAGAATTTGATATAGCCATCATGTATAATGATTCTTATGAAGAAAAGCTTGCCTCTTTTGTCAATAATATTCGTACTCCAAACGGTGGAACACATGAAGCTGGTTTTCGTGCAGGATTAACACGTGTTATATCCAATTATAATTCTAAAAACGGTGCTGCAAAAGAAAAAGATGTCAAAATTTCCGGAGATGATGTTAAAGAAGGTTTAATTGCCATTGTGTCAGC includes:
- the dnaN gene encoding DNA polymerase III subunit beta, with translation MKITVSKSILENILIHASPFLEKKDTSQITSHVYMNVSNSELTLKATDYEIGFLVSTDNLKIEKEGSITANGKKFLDIVRILKDDEINLEVKNDNLLISQGHSNFKLPTFSYNEFPEFPAYEGKPRISIESHTLIESLKKITPAIDTNNPKFELNGALIDIQKNSINFAATDTRRLAVVTIDNQSDNELSIIIPKKAIVEIQKLFFDNIELYYDETNLIIHSQQYTFFTKLINGKFPEYSRIIPKETKYNLVLPKAIMIDSIKQITTISTDLKITFMNDIISFESLSDDNIEAKTEISYNTGFSKPFSIAINSKYLLDFLNSINSSEFTIGLNEGNLPFILKDQNFITVVMPIVI